In Candidatus Bathyarchaeota archaeon, the following proteins share a genomic window:
- a CDS encoding metallophosphoesterase, protein MITPLTPHPAALVKTRETKTLVVADLHIGWEIALSEKGIHVPAQASKLLEKLKILIKAHKPDRLLILGDVKHTVATAELGEWQDVPEFFNELKKHIGEIQIIHGNHDGNLEPLLPEGIRILPSSGTVIGDAGFFHGHRWPSPVLLKCKTFVMGHVHPVIVLRDPAGFRITRQVWVKAKCNPNRLAEILLQKHGIKIEKTLHKTLLKHYKVKPKTSQLFIMPSFNEFLGGKPLNEKDAAESEKIVGPILRTEAVDLENAEVYLLDGTFLGYLSQLEFFGKP, encoded by the coding sequence ATGATAACGCCTTTAACGCCTCACCCGGCGGCTCTCGTGAAAACAAGGGAAACCAAAACCCTCGTCGTGGCAGACCTACACATAGGATGGGAAATAGCCCTATCTGAAAAAGGCATCCACGTGCCAGCCCAAGCCTCAAAGCTTCTGGAAAAACTGAAAATTCTCATAAAAGCCCACAAGCCTGACAGACTGCTGATTTTAGGAGACGTAAAACACACGGTGGCCACAGCTGAACTTGGCGAGTGGCAAGATGTCCCCGAATTCTTCAACGAACTTAAAAAGCACATAGGTGAAATCCAGATAATTCACGGAAACCATGATGGAAACCTTGAACCACTACTTCCTGAAGGCATAAGAATATTGCCATCATCCGGCACGGTGATAGGCGATGCAGGCTTTTTTCACGGGCACCGCTGGCCGTCACCTGTCCTTCTTAAATGCAAAACCTTCGTTATGGGACATGTCCATCCAGTCATTGTCCTCCGCGACCCCGCTGGATTCCGAATAACACGGCAAGTTTGGGTTAAAGCCAAATGTAACCCAAACAGGCTGGCGGAAATCCTGCTTCAAAAGCATGGAATAAAAATTGAGAAAACCCTTCATAAAACATTGCTGAAACATTATAAGGTGAAGCCCAAAACCAGCCAGCTTTTCATAATGCCATCCTTCAATGAGTTTTTAGGCGGAAAACCCTTAAATGAGAAGGACGCTGCAGAAAGCGAGAAAATTGTCGGGCCGATCCTTCGCACGGAAGCTGTTGACTTAGAAAACGCTGAAGTTTATCTTTTAGATGGAACTTTCCTAGGCTATTTAAGCCAGCTTGAATTTTTCGGAAAGCCATAA
- the endA gene encoding tRNA-intron lyase yields the protein MSKEKEGQPRPEAKIEGVLTEKGVKVTAKGRIEELKTKGYGIDEDNGLILNFCEVLHLMDRGLLEVKNDKGEIVGFQEFLRFSEKIDQNVWAKYMVYRDLRTRGYVVREGFGMSVDFRVYDRGDYGKDTAKYLVLTIQEGKPITLGELTQIVRRCQSLKKELIVAVMSRRGEIVYYSVSQLTLPQ from the coding sequence ATGAGCAAAGAAAAAGAAGGGCAACCCCGTCCGGAAGCCAAAATAGAGGGTGTTTTAACGGAAAAAGGCGTTAAAGTGACGGCTAAAGGCAGAATTGAGGAGCTAAAGACAAAGGGTTACGGAATAGACGAGGATAATGGGCTGATACTCAATTTTTGCGAAGTCCTACACCTCATGGACAGGGGATTGCTGGAAGTAAAAAACGACAAGGGTGAGATTGTTGGTTTCCAAGAGTTTCTCCGGTTTTCGGAGAAAATCGACCAAAATGTTTGGGCTAAGTACATGGTTTACCGAGACTTGCGAACCCGCGGCTACGTGGTTCGCGAAGGCTTCGGCATGAGTGTTGACTTCAGAGTCTACGACAGAGGCGATTATGGAAAGGACACGGCAAAATATTTGGTTTTAACCATCCAGGAAGGCAAACCTATAACCCTAGGGGAGCTAACTCAAATAGTGAGACGGTGTCAAAGCTTAAAGAAAGAGCTTATAGTGGCAGTCATGAGCCGTCGGGGAGAAATAGTTTACTATTCCGTTTCACAATTAACCCTACCACAATAG
- a CDS encoding histidine--tRNA ligase yields MNIFKTVRGMRDFLPEEAKVMRYIESQARKTAELYGYREIITPVIESYELVAAKAGEEVRLRMYAFEDLGGRKVALRPEFTASVARLVATTLRNEPKPLRLFCVGSLYRYDEPQKGRFREFWQSNFELMGSDKPEADAEILLLTNRFLKSVGLKNFVFKIGHVGVLRNILSQEGINEEAQNQAMQRMDKKLYEEALKIISEAGASKKGVQTLQKLMNLKGEDAAKVLENMAKVVKDYVTAVNAIENLNEIVNLSKRSGEKLNIIIEAGFARGLEYYTGMIFEVYVPELDIALAGGGRYNKLVELFGGESTPAVGVAHGIDRIMLALQEQKVEINMKETKPVLIIPVNENLNVEALRIAEMLRTENISVELEIMGRKVSKALEDANKRGVSHVIIVGEKELKEDAVVLRNMQKKEQVIVKISELATALKLQAF; encoded by the coding sequence ATGAACATCTTCAAAACGGTTCGCGGAATGAGAGACTTTCTCCCAGAGGAAGCAAAAGTAATGAGGTACATCGAGAGTCAAGCTCGAAAAACAGCTGAGCTTTATGGATATAGGGAAATAATAACTCCTGTTATAGAGTCATATGAGCTTGTAGCCGCGAAAGCCGGTGAAGAAGTCCGTTTAAGAATGTATGCCTTCGAAGATTTAGGCGGACGCAAAGTCGCCTTACGCCCGGAGTTCACGGCTTCTGTAGCGCGGCTTGTGGCGACCACACTGCGAAACGAACCTAAACCCTTAAGGCTTTTCTGCGTTGGAAGCCTCTACCGTTACGATGAGCCGCAAAAGGGGCGTTTCCGAGAGTTTTGGCAGTCAAACTTCGAGTTAATGGGCTCCGACAAGCCAGAAGCTGACGCAGAAATATTGCTGTTAACCAACCGCTTTCTGAAAAGCGTCGGACTGAAAAATTTTGTGTTCAAGATTGGACATGTTGGCGTTTTAAGAAATATACTAAGCCAAGAGGGAATAAATGAGGAAGCCCAAAACCAAGCCATGCAACGCATGGACAAAAAACTGTATGAAGAAGCCTTAAAGATTATCAGTGAAGCAGGAGCATCAAAGAAAGGAGTTCAAACGCTTCAAAAATTGATGAACTTGAAGGGGGAGGATGCAGCCAAAGTTTTAGAGAACATGGCGAAAGTCGTGAAAGATTATGTCACGGCGGTTAACGCTATCGAAAACCTCAATGAAATAGTCAACCTTAGCAAAAGGTCCGGCGAAAAATTGAATATTATAATTGAAGCAGGTTTTGCAAGGGGCTTAGAATATTACACAGGAATGATTTTCGAGGTCTATGTCCCAGAACTTGATATCGCACTGGCAGGCGGTGGGAGATATAACAAGCTTGTAGAATTATTTGGTGGAGAGTCAACACCAGCTGTCGGAGTTGCTCATGGAATTGATAGAATAATGCTTGCCCTTCAAGAACAAAAGGTAGAAATTAACATGAAAGAGACAAAACCGGTCTTGATAATACCGGTAAATGAAAACCTAAACGTCGAAGCCCTGAGAATAGCTGAAATGTTAAGGACGGAAAACATATCAGTAGAGCTTGAGATTATGGGGCGGAAAGTTTCAAAGGCTTTGGAAGACGCTAACAAAAGAGGCGTTAGTCACGTCATAATAGTTGGAGAAAAAGAGTTAAAAGAAGATGCTGTGGTCTTAAGGAATATGCAGAAAAAGGAGCAAGTTATTGTTAAAATCAGCGAACTTGCCACGGCACTTAAACTTCAAGCTTTTTGA
- a CDS encoding Hsp20/alpha crystallin family protein, whose product MPEDEDFPEWFRRRRFPFFGSWFFEDIDRMFREMERMMEEEFKAFTSRVPKDYVRERKLPDGSTIRELGPFVYGYSIKIGPDGKPEIREFGNVKPSRYGPTVKEEREPLVDIVETNNEIHVVAELPGVEKEDIKLHGTEDTLTISVETPQRKYYKEITLPAKVNVKEAKTQYKNGVLEVKLPKIKEEKKPKGEPIKIE is encoded by the coding sequence ATGCCTGAAGATGAAGATTTTCCAGAATGGTTCAGGCGTAGGCGGTTCCCATTCTTCGGAAGCTGGTTCTTCGAGGACATTGACCGCATGTTCCGCGAAATGGAGAGAATGATGGAGGAGGAATTTAAAGCCTTCACCTCCCGCGTTCCAAAGGATTATGTCAGGGAACGCAAGCTTCCAGATGGTTCGACCATACGCGAGCTGGGACCCTTCGTTTACGGTTACAGCATAAAGATAGGGCCAGACGGTAAACCTGAAATCCGCGAGTTTGGCAACGTCAAACCAAGCCGCTATGGACCAACCGTTAAAGAGGAACGCGAACCACTGGTGGACATCGTTGAAACAAACAACGAAATCCATGTGGTGGCTGAGCTGCCAGGCGTAGAAAAGGAGGATATTAAGCTTCACGGCACCGAGGACACTTTAACCATAAGCGTTGAAACACCCCAAAGGAAATACTATAAGGAAATAACGCTTCCAGCCAAGGTTAACGTGAAAGAAGCAAAAACCCAGTATAAGAACGGTGTCTTGGAGGTTAAGCTTCCGAAAATAAAGGAAGAGAAAAAACCCAAAGGCGAACCAATAAAAATAGAGTAG
- a CDS encoding fructose 1,6-bisphosphatase — protein MDWLQILEECKNNVKKQIAPLLKTSLNQLQPNLGIGAGGDPIKQIDLAAEKAIVETLLGNGLSFTLISEESGIKVYGANPEQAYITADPIDGTTNLTRGIPFYATSIAVSTKPELRTVHAALVADIFHNVTYAAAKGKGAKRNNQEIKPSKHADLSDAVVGIDLNTYKVREIAPRITRLIEQTKHIRHLGANALEMCYVADGTIDAFIDIRGKLRTTDTAAAWLIIQEAGARVTTPDGKPLNAKLDPAEKLTFVASANQKIHKTILSLLKP, from the coding sequence GTGGATTGGCTTCAAATCCTAGAAGAATGCAAAAACAACGTAAAAAAACAAATTGCCCCATTACTAAAAACATCCTTAAACCAGCTCCAGCCAAACTTGGGCATAGGCGCGGGCGGGGATCCCATAAAACAGATAGATTTGGCGGCTGAAAAAGCCATAGTTGAAACGCTTCTCGGAAACGGCTTATCTTTTACGCTCATAAGCGAAGAGTCCGGAATAAAAGTGTACGGTGCAAACCCGGAACAAGCCTACATTACAGCTGACCCCATAGACGGAACAACCAACCTTACAAGAGGTATACCATTTTATGCAACATCCATAGCTGTCTCCACCAAACCGGAACTTCGAACAGTGCATGCCGCATTAGTGGCAGACATTTTCCACAACGTCACATACGCCGCCGCAAAAGGCAAAGGCGCAAAACGCAATAACCAAGAGATAAAGCCCTCAAAACATGCGGACTTGTCAGACGCGGTTGTAGGCATAGACCTAAACACGTACAAGGTTCGGGAAATAGCTCCACGCATAACCCGTCTAATAGAGCAGACTAAGCACATCCGTCACTTGGGCGCTAATGCCCTTGAAATGTGTTATGTAGCAGACGGCACTATAGACGCCTTCATAGACATTCGGGGAAAACTCAGAACCACCGACACAGCCGCCGCATGGCTAATAATACAAGAGGCTGGGGCAAGAGTAACAACGCCGGATGGCAAACCATTAAACGCCAAACTAGATCCAGCTGAAAAACTGACTTTTGTGGCCTCAGCCAACCAGAAAATCCATAAAACAATCCTAAGTCTCCTAAAACCCTAA
- a CDS encoding mechanosensitive ion channel family protein — translation MADANKPPLKWSFPLNDKKFSFVEHERERLFIAVSSKLKAAVVALKESWRVVYISIIVLVIALLWALTIQGLLPEELRQTYMVYFNIVRAITAIMLGILVIELVASLITVRLKHLGRGVYLVRNVVVVMGYIAVGIIVLAIFEVTGVSAVAGATVSGLVIGLGLQPVLANLFAGLIILGTGFLKPGANVKISGGLPISPLAFPSYKMFSRDEFIPTLRGIVVEVGLMHTKILSDSGELVKIPNNVAFSSSIVMEEKEEPKTVRVRYEFPVQLDPDVVLANIREELDKSNISDYKVYLEEQSDKNYYIVLVVATAPPNTKVREFRSELLKHIIKVHRMLIDP, via the coding sequence TTGGCAGACGCAAACAAACCACCATTAAAGTGGAGTTTTCCTCTAAACGACAAAAAGTTTTCGTTTGTAGAACATGAAAGAGAAAGATTATTTATCGCCGTTTCCAGTAAACTGAAGGCTGCAGTGGTAGCCTTGAAAGAAAGCTGGCGTGTTGTTTATATTTCCATAATCGTTTTGGTGATTGCCCTACTTTGGGCTCTAACAATCCAGGGACTGCTGCCCGAAGAGCTTCGCCAAACCTACATGGTTTACTTCAACATTGTCCGAGCTATAACCGCCATAATGCTTGGCATCCTAGTCATAGAACTTGTTGCTTCGCTTATCACTGTTAGGCTTAAACATTTGGGCAGAGGCGTCTACCTCGTTAGAAACGTTGTTGTTGTAATGGGCTATATAGCTGTAGGCATCATAGTGCTAGCTATCTTTGAGGTTACAGGCGTAAGTGCCGTAGCCGGTGCCACGGTTTCAGGTCTTGTGATCGGTTTAGGTTTGCAGCCAGTTTTGGCTAATCTCTTCGCTGGCCTAATCATTCTTGGAACAGGCTTCCTTAAGCCCGGAGCCAACGTAAAGATTTCCGGCGGCTTGCCTATTTCACCTTTAGCTTTCCCATCCTATAAAATGTTTAGCAGAGACGAGTTTATACCAACCCTGCGGGGCATAGTGGTGGAAGTTGGTTTGATGCATACAAAAATATTATCTGACAGTGGCGAACTTGTAAAAATTCCCAATAATGTCGCCTTCTCTAGTAGTATTGTCATGGAAGAGAAGGAAGAACCAAAAACGGTGCGCGTCCGCTACGAGTTTCCAGTTCAACTGGACCCTGATGTGGTGTTAGCAAATATTCGTGAAGAGCTTGATAAAAGCAACATAAGCGATTACAAGGTTTACCTCGAAGAGCAAAGCGACAAAAACTACTACATAGTTCTCGTGGTGGCGACCGCGCCGCCCAACACAAAAGTTAGAGAATTCCGTTCAGAACTACTAAAACACATAATAAAGGTACATAGAATGCTTATAGATCCTTAA
- a CDS encoding MFS transporter, with product MRQTAPESIGILLLIMFSHNLYAADQFIIGTVLVNIMTDLSLSIFWSGVIATLFGLGMVFSSLLAGRIIEKIGLFYALLTGLFTFSLFTVLTGFSFSPIDISIYRIFVGIGEGLWNVSYYSVFGSLYPKRRGLASGIAGNMYIVGIFWSYPVASIIFSWMNSWRAPFHVFGLSGLFLLVLIMLAAKFAEFRHLEERENTVKQKERLPVMLKDRNIILGLIISFFAAITFYSITVFYPTYLRTVLNYDPVFSSTLTSTQMCSMMIMSPLILFLSDKYGRKLFLCSSSLMLAPVVYFMFRPEFGIPHIVSLLCIIYGAVNSGGYPLVVSFFQDLVEAPLIPLATSFCSAVFNIGSLASGPTTTYFVSLVGWEDLWVWLIICCLTYFLAAFMIKAGRP from the coding sequence TTGAGACAAACAGCGCCGGAGAGTATCGGCATACTGCTGTTGATTATGTTCAGCCATAATCTCTACGCTGCGGACCAATTTATCATCGGCACCGTTCTTGTTAACATTATGACAGATCTTTCTCTTTCAATCTTCTGGAGCGGTGTAATCGCGACACTTTTCGGTTTAGGAATGGTATTTAGCTCGCTACTAGCGGGAAGAATAATTGAGAAGATAGGCTTGTTTTACGCGTTGTTGACCGGCCTATTTACGTTCTCCTTGTTCACGGTTCTGACTGGGTTTTCCTTTTCACCCATAGATATATCGATTTACAGGATTTTTGTGGGAATAGGCGAAGGCTTATGGAATGTCTCCTACTATTCAGTTTTCGGATCCCTTTACCCGAAAAGAAGAGGGTTGGCAAGCGGCATAGCTGGAAACATGTATATTGTTGGAATCTTCTGGTCTTATCCGGTGGCGTCTATAATATTTTCATGGATGAACAGTTGGAGGGCACCTTTCCACGTGTTTGGCTTATCCGGCCTCTTTTTATTGGTTTTGATTATGCTGGCCGCCAAGTTCGCAGAGTTTAGGCATTTGGAAGAACGGGAAAACACAGTAAAACAGAAAGAAAGATTGCCAGTGATGTTGAAGGATCGGAACATTATTTTGGGTTTAATAATCAGCTTTTTCGCAGCGATTACCTTTTACTCGATTACTGTTTTTTATCCCACATATCTTAGAACGGTCTTAAATTATGACCCGGTCTTCTCAAGTACTTTGACGTCGACGCAAATGTGTTCAATGATGATAATGAGCCCATTGATCCTCTTCTTAAGCGATAAATACGGTAGAAAACTTTTCCTGTGTAGTTCAAGTCTCATGTTGGCTCCTGTGGTTTACTTTATGTTTCGTCCGGAATTTGGGATCCCTCACATTGTCTCGTTGCTCTGCATAATCTATGGTGCAGTAAACTCTGGGGGCTATCCTCTCGTTGTCTCCTTCTTTCAAGACTTAGTTGAGGCACCTTTGATACCGCTTGCCACGAGTTTCTGCTCCGCAGTCTTCAACATAGGGTCTCTAGCTTCAGGGCCAACGACAACCTACTTCGTATCTCTAGTTGGTTGGGAAGACCTGTGGGTTTGGCTGATTATCTGTTGTCTAACATACTTTCTAGCAGCTTTCATGATTAAGGCAGGGAGGCCGTAA
- a CDS encoding DUF401 family protein: protein MGLLDPVSAIVVSFCLLGVLLYKRVHLGVTLTATALVLALLALNWQNIPSIAYETVDPSTKDGLLTLSVVLATFGIMWLSQLYKETGEITRLSESLSKLVKNPKIVLSTLPAIIGFLPVAGGALMSAPIVDAEAEKLKLTSERKSYINIWFRHTIYPVYPLGQTLIITAALTGTTVFSIILLQIPTVIVMEVAGFIIGFWKIATPKEKKETVKINGTSEIKTFITSFSPILATIVIAVFIDLIIPEFSRLGLDVLLATFAGLAFLIITSRLNLKTLMRPLQSLGIYDVTLAAYSAFLLRNVMGAAGISQIFQPLVSNGGIDIIVLLTVVPVALGFLTGSPAGGVAISVSILTGILAFSPRIAALMYISAYLGYLIAPTHLCFTFTLQYFKCSIGKIYKYVIPSFALTFATALVIYFLPFSF, encoded by the coding sequence TTGGGACTGCTAGATCCAGTGAGTGCTATCGTGGTGTCCTTCTGCCTTTTGGGCGTGTTACTTTATAAGCGGGTGCATTTGGGAGTAACGTTGACAGCCACAGCCTTGGTGCTGGCTTTGCTTGCTCTCAATTGGCAAAATATCCCAAGCATCGCGTATGAAACTGTAGACCCTTCAACTAAAGATGGCTTGCTCACATTGTCCGTTGTCCTGGCAACCTTTGGAATAATGTGGTTAAGCCAGCTTTACAAGGAGACTGGCGAAATAACCAGATTAAGCGAGAGCCTAAGCAAGCTTGTCAAAAACCCAAAAATTGTTTTGAGCACTCTTCCAGCAATAATTGGGTTTCTGCCCGTTGCAGGCGGTGCGCTCATGTCGGCACCGATCGTGGACGCTGAGGCGGAAAAACTGAAGCTAACATCAGAAAGGAAATCCTACATAAACATCTGGTTTAGGCATACGATTTATCCTGTTTATCCGCTGGGCCAAACACTTATAATAACTGCCGCCCTAACCGGAACAACCGTTTTCTCTATAATTCTACTTCAAATTCCAACGGTCATAGTCATGGAAGTTGCTGGTTTCATTATCGGCTTCTGGAAAATAGCAACCCCGAAGGAGAAAAAGGAAACCGTGAAGATCAACGGGACCTCAGAAATAAAAACTTTCATCACTTCTTTCTCGCCCATTTTGGCGACAATAGTTATAGCCGTCTTCATAGACCTCATAATTCCTGAATTTTCCCGACTTGGCTTGGACGTCTTATTGGCGACTTTTGCCGGTTTAGCGTTTCTGATTATAACTTCTCGGTTAAACCTTAAAACATTGATGAGACCACTACAAAGTCTGGGAATTTACGATGTGACTCTCGCCGCTTACAGCGCTTTTCTGTTGCGAAATGTCATGGGGGCAGCAGGCATATCGCAGATTTTTCAACCACTAGTTTCAAATGGAGGCATCGATATAATAGTACTATTGACAGTTGTTCCAGTAGCGCTAGGCTTTCTTACCGGTTCTCCAGCTGGGGGAGTAGCCATAAGCGTCTCAATTCTAACTGGCATCCTAGCTTTTTCGCCAAGAATCGCAGCACTCATGTATATTAGTGCATACCTTGGTTATCTTATCGCGCCCACCCACTTATGCTTCACCTTCACCCTTCAATACTTCAAATGCTCCATTGGAAAGATTTACAAATATGTGATTCCGTCATTTGCCTTAACGTTTGCGACGGCTCTAGTAATCTATTTTCTACCTTTCTCCTTTTAA
- a CDS encoding nucleoside 2-deoxyribosyltransferase, with amino-acid sequence MKGKAFISGPIQGMEKRQGYREKIRRICIRCEYEPIDPWQREKVLYRGKEPNWWLKVPPLDFIKRDLEDIVKCDVLIAYMPKLSAGTCMELFYAKMKGKKTICVCKLKNPSPWIIAHSDVIVKEIAELREALNKIK; translated from the coding sequence ATGAAAGGTAAAGCCTTCATTTCAGGTCCAATTCAAGGAATGGAAAAACGTCAAGGCTATAGAGAAAAGATTAGGCGAATTTGCATACGCTGCGAATATGAACCTATTGACCCATGGCAACGTGAAAAAGTCTTGTATAGAGGCAAGGAACCAAACTGGTGGTTGAAAGTTCCACCATTGGATTTTATAAAGCGGGATTTGGAAGACATCGTGAAATGTGATGTTTTAATTGCCTACATGCCTAAACTTTCAGCTGGAACATGCATGGAACTCTTCTATGCAAAAATGAAGGGCAAAAAGACCATATGTGTGTGCAAACTTAAAAACCCAAGCCCATGGATAATAGCTCACTCAGATGTAATCGTAAAAGAAATTGCAGAGCTTAGAGAAGCTTTGAACAAGATAAAATGA
- a CDS encoding RsmB/NOP family class I SAM-dependent RNA methyltransferase has protein sequence MEMVLFSSSFYCSCLFLFLMFGKEFFVNRYRRLGWEFRDVTPRQAVRLNLLNAKSVDVVRRLKSLGVELEKIPFLQNSYWIVRSDFSVGATVEYLLGYYSIQEAAAQIPATLFTDLKGKFVLDACAAPGGKTVQMADLMENTGVIVALDVDKRRLAALMNQLERCRVKNTVVYQLDARRVSKLGLKFDRILLDVPCSGNFAADKEWFRRRTPQDIKRNARLQRQILAEAAKVLKDDGEMVYATCSLEPEENELNIDWAIRKLGLETVEINCYGEEAPVEVFGKKLDSSVRRCRRIWPEKTQGFFVCKLKKRR, from the coding sequence TTGGAGATGGTGTTGTTTTCGTCAAGCTTTTATTGTTCTTGTCTGTTTTTGTTTTTGATGTTTGGCAAAGAATTTTTTGTTAACCGTTATCGAAGGTTGGGTTGGGAATTTAGAGATGTTACCCCTAGGCAAGCCGTTAGACTCAACCTTCTAAATGCTAAGAGCGTTGATGTTGTTAGGCGACTTAAGAGTTTAGGCGTCGAGCTTGAAAAAATTCCATTCCTTCAGAACAGTTACTGGATTGTCCGCTCAGACTTTTCAGTTGGAGCTACAGTCGAATATCTTTTGGGCTATTATTCTATCCAAGAGGCAGCCGCCCAAATTCCTGCGACACTTTTTACAGATTTGAAGGGTAAGTTTGTTTTGGATGCTTGCGCTGCTCCAGGTGGGAAAACCGTTCAAATGGCAGATTTAATGGAAAACACTGGGGTTATTGTGGCTTTAGACGTTGACAAAAGGCGGTTGGCGGCTCTTATGAACCAGCTGGAACGCTGCCGTGTAAAAAACACTGTTGTTTACCAGTTAGATGCAAGACGTGTTTCGAAACTTGGGTTGAAGTTTGATAGAATACTGCTTGATGTACCCTGTTCCGGCAATTTCGCCGCGGACAAAGAATGGTTTAGACGGCGTACACCGCAGGACATTAAAAGAAATGCGAGGCTGCAAAGGCAGATTCTAGCTGAAGCCGCCAAAGTTCTCAAAGATGATGGAGAAATGGTTTATGCCACATGCTCTCTTGAGCCGGAGGAGAACGAGTTAAACATTGACTGGGCTATAAGAAAACTTGGGCTAGAAACTGTGGAAATAAACTGTTATGGTGAGGAAGCTCCCGTAGAAGTCTTTGGCAAGAAATTAGATAGCTCCGTTAGGCGATGTAGACGGATTTGGCCGGAAAAGACCCAAGGATTCTTTGTCTGCAAACTTAAAAAGCGGAGGTAA
- the rsmH gene encoding 16S rRNA (cytosine(1402)-N(4))-methyltransferase RsmH: MKDEVIRFLDPKPGEDFVDCTVGLGGHALAILERNKPDGRVLGIDFDPQILEDLKLRVRGKEFEKRFILVCDNFANLEEIAKKHGFASVSGVLFDLGLSSWHLETSRRGFSLWRNEPLDMRYNPKVNTLTAETILNTWNLTDIERILRVYGQERFARRIAKKIVESRPLRSTIDLVIAVEGATPRWYHRRRIHFATKTFQALRIAVNNELENLEKALPQAINVLGVGGKLAVIAFHSLEDRIVKNFMRTKAKEGAVKILTKKPIRPSEKEVKENPRARSARLRVAMKV; the protein is encoded by the coding sequence ATGAAGGATGAAGTTATTCGTTTCCTCGACCCGAAGCCCGGCGAGGATTTTGTGGATTGCACTGTGGGTTTGGGCGGCCATGCCTTGGCGATTTTGGAGCGGAATAAGCCGGATGGAAGAGTTTTAGGCATCGATTTTGATCCGCAAATTCTGGAAGACCTTAAACTTCGTGTACGCGGAAAAGAATTTGAGAAACGCTTTATTCTCGTTTGTGATAATTTTGCTAATCTGGAGGAAATAGCCAAAAAACATGGTTTTGCGAGTGTTTCCGGTGTACTTTTTGATTTGGGGTTGTCAAGCTGGCATTTAGAGACAAGCAGGCGGGGCTTTTCCCTCTGGAGGAATGAGCCTCTCGACATGAGGTATAATCCGAAAGTAAACACTTTGACGGCTGAAACCATCCTAAACACTTGGAACCTAACCGACATTGAGCGAATCTTGAGGGTTTATGGCCAGGAACGATTTGCAAGGCGCATAGCTAAAAAAATCGTTGAATCCAGACCTCTGCGATCCACCATTGATTTGGTTATAGCTGTGGAGGGTGCGACACCACGATGGTACCATCGTAGGCGAATCCATTTCGCCACAAAAACTTTCCAAGCGCTACGGATAGCCGTCAACAATGAGCTGGAAAATTTGGAGAAAGCCCTGCCACAAGCCATAAACGTGCTGGGCGTCGGCGGAAAACTTGCAGTGATCGCCTTTCACTCGCTGGAAGACCGAATAGTAAAAAACTTTATGCGAACAAAAGCCAAGGAAGGCGCTGTGAAAATTTTGACGAAAAAACCCATCAGACCATCTGAGAAAGAGGTTAAAGAAAACCCTAGAGCCAGATCGGCGAGGCTTAGAGTTGCTATGAAAGTTTAA
- a CDS encoding DUF131 domain-containing protein: MLRRKMGLKMTLADLALEAGNFYSTGVIMILAGIIVIIVAFVLLFASSLKNGKVRGGGAVIIGPFPIIFGTDKESVKAILWLSITLTILLFILFTVLYLLR, encoded by the coding sequence TTGCTCAGACGTAAAATGGGCTTGAAGATGACTTTGGCAGATCTAGCTCTCGAGGCAGGCAACTTTTACAGCACCGGCGTAATCATGATTTTAGCTGGCATAATAGTGATCATTGTAGCGTTTGTTTTGCTTTTCGCCTCAAGCTTAAAAAATGGAAAAGTGAGAGGCGGTGGGGCAGTTATAATAGGGCCTTTCCCAATAATTTTTGGCACTGACAAAGAATCTGTAAAGGCGATTCTATGGCTTTCGATAACCCTTACAATACTCCTGTTCATTCTTTTCACAGTTCTGTATTTGCTGAGGTGA